Proteins encoded together in one candidate division KSB1 bacterium window:
- the sixA gene encoding phosphohistidine phosphatase SixA translates to MEVYLLRHAIAADRGTPGLVDDDRPLTADGIDKMKKAARGIAELAKGFDLVLTSPLIRAQETARIAAEATSSSERIGVAKELLPTATTREMYSLLMTHRALERILLVGHEPNLSRFATHLLGGTSSVIEFRKGSLCRIDLTPSTPRESGVLIYLLPPRALRALGSKGRQPHHS, encoded by the coding sequence ATGGAAGTATATCTGCTCAGACATGCCATCGCGGCGGACCGGGGAACGCCGGGGTTGGTCGATGACGACCGTCCTCTGACAGCCGACGGGATCGACAAGATGAAGAAGGCCGCGCGCGGGATTGCGGAACTCGCGAAGGGCTTCGATCTTGTGCTGACGAGTCCACTGATCCGCGCGCAGGAGACGGCGCGGATCGCCGCCGAGGCCACTTCGAGCAGCGAACGGATCGGGGTTGCGAAGGAGTTGTTGCCGACGGCAACGACGCGGGAGATGTATTCGCTCTTGATGACACACCGTGCTCTCGAGCGAATCCTGCTCGTAGGGCATGAGCCGAATCTGAGTAGGTTTGCGACGCATCTGTTGGGCGGTACGAGCAGCGTGATTGAGTTCAGGAAAGGTTCGCTCTGCCGCATCGACCTCACGCCCTCCACCCCGCGCGAGTCGGGGGTATTGATTTATCTGCTGCCGCCCAGGGCCCTGCGGGCTTTGGGTTCCAAGGGTCGTCAACCCCACCATTCATGA